One Mercurialis annua linkage group LG3, ddMerAnnu1.2, whole genome shotgun sequence DNA window includes the following coding sequences:
- the LOC130015229 gene encoding secreted RxLR effector protein 161-like, giving the protein MAKIPYASAIGSLMYAMLCTRPDIAYAVSLTSRYQSNPGSEHWMTVKNIFKYLRRTKDMVLTYGGGDLKIDGFTDSDFQSDIDDRKSISGFVFTCNGGAVSWKSSKQETTADSTTEAEYIAASDAAKEAVWIKKFVSELGVVPTIESAVPLFCDNNGAIAQAKEPRSHQKSKHIERRYHIIREIVGKGDVSLQKIASAENTADPLTK; this is encoded by the coding sequence atggcaaagataccatatgcttcggccattggtagtcttatgtacgctatgttgtgtacgcggccagatattgcctatgcagttagtttgactagcagatatcaatccaatccaggttcagaacactggatgacggttaagaatatctttaagtacttgagaagaactaaagatatggtcttaacatatggaggaggtgatcttAAAATAGAtggctttacagattctgattttcaatcagatatagacgatcgtaagtctatatctggattcgtattcacatgtaatggaggagcagtgagttggaagagttccaaacaagaaaccactgcagattccactacagaagccgagtatattgcggcatcagatgctgcaaaggaagctgtttggattaagaagtttgtttctgaacttggtgtggttcctaccattgagtcggcggttcctcttttctgcgacaacaatggtgctatagcccaggcaaaggaaccccggtctcaccaaaaatccaaacacatagaaaggcgatatcatattatccgagaaattgttggaaaaggagatgtgtctctccaaaagatagcatcagccgaaaacacggctgacccactgacaaag